The Chrysiogenia bacterium genome includes the window CCGGCTCGTCTATCCCGTGCCGGGCAATACGCTCGCGGGCCTTGGCGTGCACCTCACGCCGACCCCCGCGGGCGAACTGCTCGTCGGCCCCAACGCGCGGTGGATTGCGAGCAAGGACGACTACGAATCGGATCGCGAGGGCCCGGGCGCCTTTTTGCAGTCGGCGCAACGATTACTGCCCGCGCTTGAAGAGAGCGACCTCCGCCTTGGCTAC containing:
- a CDS encoding FAD-dependent oxidoreductase, translating into RLVYPVPGNTLAGLGVHLTPTPAGELLVGPNARWIASKDDYESDREGPGAFLQSAQRLLPALEESDLRLGYTGIRPKLTDPGEPSADFEIARLGPGGRFLSLRGIESPGLTAAPALAEEIAEIVHKIAV